The window gcggggctTCTGCCACCGCCTGCTGTCCATCACGACCCGGCGGGGGCGGAGCCTCGCGGTGGGGTCGGGGCTTGCACCGCCCTCCCGCTCGTCACGGCCGCTCATTGGTCACTGGAGGGCGGTGGGGGCGAGTCCAGGCGCGCCGCGGGCGCTCATTGGTCGGTGAAGGGGTcgcgggggcggggcccggcggggggcggggcccggCGCGGTCCCGCGGACACGAAGCTCCAGGGGTCGATGCGGGGGCGGAGGggcgaggggcggggccgggcggggcctGCGGGAAAGGGGCGGGTTGAGGGGGCCGAGGGACTCCCGCTGCCCCATGGCCCCCCAAAAACAGCCCCACAACCCCAAGAAATGCCCCGCACATCCCCCAGAAATGCCCCACGGCACCTCTGAGCgcccccagagccccagaaCTGCCCCATGGGGCCCCTGAtcaccccctcctgccccacagagctccagagctgctccacagcccCCCATGGCTGTCCCATCCACCCCAAATCTGCCCCTCAGACCCACAAAGTGCCCGAGCCCCGAGCCCCACTTACCCCACTCGGGGGTCCCAGCACCCGGGCTCAGCTCTCGGGGTCTCCTGGCACCCCGGGGGGATGGCggcagccccagctcagggGTCCCAGGTGTCCGGGCACGGCCCAGCTCAGGGGTTCCAGGGATCCGGCCATGACCTGGCTcaggggtcccgggggtcccggggtgaCACAGCTCAGGGGTCCCAGGGGTCCCAGGGGTCCTGGCTCCCCCTTGCTCAGGGGTCCGGGACCAGTTCAGCTCCAGGGTCTTGGGAGTCTGGGCTCGCCCCTGCtcaggggtcctgggggtcccaggggtctGGACTCCGCTGGGATCTGGGGACCCAGGAATCTGGGCTCGCCCCAGCtcgggggtcctgggggtccccgGGGTCCGGACTCCACTGGGATCTGGGGACCCGGGGGTCCAGGCACGACCCAGCTCGGGGGTCCCAGGTGAGCTCAGCTCCGGGGACCCCATGGTCCGATCCCGCCAGCGGGGGGAGAGGCGCAGGAGGCcgggggagggtggggggctgcgtgggggctcggggggggccAGGTCAcggcccagccccagggaggcCAGCAGGGCCGAGCCCCTCAGCAGCGCCCGCCGCAGCAGCCGCGGGGTCCCCCCCCGAGACCCCCGGCCCTCCTCAGCTTCAGGGGGCCCGGCCTCACCTGCAGGACACAGAGGGGGTCAGTGTGTggggggcagggatgggatccccgggaccccccggacTCACCATTGGGGGATGCATCCCCCGGGCTCAGCTCATCTGTGTCCAGGTACCAGGTGGTCTCATCCGGGCGCAGCCGCCGCCTGCGGAGGGGGGGGTGCCCAAGTGTGTCCAAGGGGGGTTCCAGGTGTCTGGAGGGGGGTGGGACCCCCTTGACCCCCCCAAGCTCCCCAGGGACCCACCTGCCGTTAGGGGCATTGCTCTTGCCCCCGCGCCCCCGcggcagctcctcctcctcctcgggttccactggggagagaggggggatgTCACCCAGGGGGGTGTGTGACATCACCAAGAGGTGTGACGTCACCAGAATCACCTCCCACCCCCCGATGACATCACTCACGCTGGATGGCACGCAGGcgggggaaagggggggaccCCCCCGGCCCATCCTCAGGGTCGTGGCTTCGGGGGTCCCCTCCCGGCGCAGCCTGGACCGTCAGGCGATGCTTGAAGtctgggggggcactggggtcAGCAGAGCCCTTGAACCCTGCCAAAACCCCCAAGCAAGCCCCAACAACCCCCCAGACACCCTTCAGGCCCCCATAACTCCCAGGGCCCTAAActccccccaaagcccctccaACTCCCCCAGCTCAAACAGCCCACTGCCCCTCCAGTCCCCCCAGagcctccccagcacccacaaAGGCCCCAGCTCCCCAAACCCCTGGGCCCCTaaagcccccagcccctgttTTCCCTCCCGTACCCTGGGGCATGCCGATGAGGTCTGCGggccgccgcggccgccggaAGGGGGGTCGGCGTCGCTTGGGGGCCGAAGGGGGCCGGGGAGGCCCCCGGAGCATCAGGCTCAGCtcccgctccagcacctccagctcccgCCGGGCCACGGCAGCCTCGCGCTGCCGCAGCGCCTCAGCCTGGGAGCGCTGGGCCCGGGACGCCCTGGCCACAGCCTCCTCCCGGCTCCGCAGCTCCTGGGGGGCACGGAGGGCACGGGGGACATGAGGGACACGGGTGGAcgtgaggggacacagggggcCTGGGAACGCTGGGCCCTGGCCAcagcctcctcccagctcctggggggcCACAGGGGGTCATCGGGGTCACAGGAACAAGGGGGTCCCAGGGACAAGGACCAGCCACaagcagcaccagggcagggccgggcccTGCTGCAGAGTTTTGGGGGATTGCATGGGCGTCCCAGGTGTCCCAGGGGATCTCCAGGTGTTTGCCATGGATCCCTACTGTTCAGGGGCTCCAGGGAGGTCTAGGGGTGTCCCAGGTGTTTGGGGTGGCCCCAGGAgttgggggggtcccaggggtgtCCCAGGTGTTGGGGGTCCCACCTTCTCACGCGCCCGCAGCTCGTCGAAGAGCCCCTGGATCTCACGGCGCCAGGACTCCTGCAGGGAGTGGAAGGACTCGGGGGGCCCCAGCCCCGCCGGCTCCAGCCCCCCCAGGCGCCGCAGGATTGCCCCAAAGCCCGGCCGCCGGTGGGggtcctgctcccagcaggctAAGAGGGGAATCGGGATCTGGGAGGGGCTCGTGGGGGACCCCAATATCCCCCAGGGACCCAGGTACCCCCTGGTCCCTCTCCTCTGGAACCCAGGGGTCTGggcacccccaaacccctgagGATCCCAATATCCACAATCCCCCACAATCCCCCACCACCTCTGAGCTGCCTGActcctccccacagcccacCTGAACCCTCCCCgccctcctgccaccccccaTACCTGCCATGACCCGGGCGAAGGGCAGGGGGCAGTTGGGCAGGATGGGGACCCAGcccccagtgtcaccccatcccctgtcccacctggcccccccgagcccccagGTCTCCCCCAGCCCCCGATCCCCCTGTACCTGCCATGAGCTGGGCGAAGGGTGGGGGGCAGGTGGAGGGGATGGGCAAGGTCAGTTTGTTCACGGCCACCCCATAGGC is drawn from Chiroxiphia lanceolata isolate bChiLan1 chromosome 31, bChiLan1.pri, whole genome shotgun sequence and contains these coding sequences:
- the MAP3K11 gene encoding mitogen-activated protein kinase kinase kinase 11, whose amino-acid sequence is MSRLRLPGAASASAGNRRTPGSPDRPGRPCPPPGDAAGRRFLPPPGRGSSGGTRRGRDGARGGPGGRDGAEGTGQGGEGDRGPPGAPSAISGGRGGGEHPMEWGQASPSPSPPGESRSPSPPLSSLFPEGSRSPFPPSPGGSRSPSPSPGGSRSPSPPAGSRSPSPPSPGGSRSPSPPGGWEPERAAFGELRLEEVIGAGGFGRVFRGTWRGQVVAVKAARGDAGAAGAASLRREARLYARLRHPNVVALRAVCLEPPHLCLVMEFAAGGPLSRALAGRRVPPAVLLDWARQVARGMRYLHAGTPVPLIHRDLKSSNVLLAQPVVGDDVSGKTLKITDFGLAREWQRTTKMSAAGTYAWMAPEVIRASTFSKGSDVWSYGVLLWELLTGEVPYRGIDGLAVAYGVAVNKLTLPIPSTCPPPFAQLMAACWEQDPHRRPGFGAILRRLGGLEPAGLGPPESFHSLQESWRREIQGLFDELRAREKELRSREEAVARASRAQRSQAEALRQREAAVARRELEVLERELSLMLRGPPRPPSAPKRRRPPFRRPRRPADLIGMPQDFKHRLTVQAAPGGDPRSHDPEDGPGGSPPFPRLRAIQLEPEEEEELPRGRGGKSNAPNGRRRLRPDETTWYLDTDELSPGDASPNGEAGPPEAEEGRGSRGGTPRLLRRALLRGSALLASLGLGRDLAPPEPPRSPPPSPGLLRLSPRWRDRTMGSPELSSPGTPELGRAWTPGSPDPSGVRTPGTPRTPELGRAQIPGSPDPSGVQTPGTPRTPEQGRAQTPKTLELNWSRTPEQGGARTPGTPGTPELCHPGTPGTPEPGHGRIPGTPELGRARTPGTPELGLPPSPRGARRPRELSPGAGTPEWGPARPRPSPLRPRIDPWSFVSAGPRRAPPPAGPRPRDPFTDQ